One Panicum virgatum strain AP13 chromosome 3N, P.virgatum_v5, whole genome shotgun sequence DNA segment encodes these proteins:
- the LOC120663808 gene encoding argininosuccinate synthase, chloroplastic-like: MASAGGSSGVVGISVRPNTNVACLVQKGGALSNSLPTGAAVQVRRRHNKARNGQAIRCATATGKEQGAVTPASSGDQNKGGLRGKLNKVVLAYSGGLDTSVIVPWLRENYGCEVVCFTADVGQGAIELEGLEKKAKASGACQLVVKDLREEFVSEYIYPCLRAGAVYERKYLLGTSMARPVIAKAMVDVAKEVGADAVAHGCTGKGNDQVRFELTFYALNPELKVVAPWREWDITGREDAIEYAKKHNVPVPVSKKSIYSRDRNLWHLSHEGDILEDPANEPKEDMYMMSVAPENAPSEPEYLEIGIVAGVPVSINGRELSPASLLAELNEIGGKHGIGRIDMVENRLVGMKSRGVYETPGGTIMAAAVRELEALTLDRETMQWKDMVALKYAELVYAGRWFDPLRQSFDAFMEKITATTTGSVTLKLYKGSVNVASRKSPYSLYREDISSFENMEIYNQADAEGFIRLYGLPTRVRAMLEKGI, from the exons aTGGCGTCGGCGGGAGGATCCTCCGGGGTCGTAG GGATCAGTGTCCGTCCGAACACCAATGTGGCCTGCCTTGTTCAGAAG GGTGGAGCCCTGTCAAATTCCCTCCCTACTGGAGCCGCTGTTCAGGTTCGCCGGCGCCACAACAAGGCCCGCAATGGCCAAG CTATCAGGTGTGCAACGGCAACTGGAAAAGAGCAGGGTGCAGTCACCCCTGCTAGTAGTGGTGATCAAAACAAAGGTGGATTGCGTGGCAAATTAAATAAAGTTGTTTTAGCTTATAGTGGTGGCTTGGATACATCTGTTATCGTTCCATGGCTCAG GGAGAACTATGGTTGTGAAGTTGTTTGTTTCACTGCTGATGTTGGCCAG GGTGCCATTGAATTGGAAGGATTGGAGAAAAAGGCAAAAGCTAGCGGAGCATGCCAGCTTGTTGTAAAGGACTTGAGAGAAGAATTTGTTAGTGAATATATATACCCCTGCCTGCGAGCTGGTGCTGTTTATGAAAGAAAGTATCTGCTTGGGACTTCAATGGCTAGGCCTGTTATTGCTAAG GCAATGGTCGATGTTGCCAAGGAAGTTGGTGCAGATGCAGTTGCTCATGGATGCACTGGGAAAGGCAATGATCAG GTTCGCTTTGAGCTTACGTTTTATGCTTTAAATCCTGAACTCAAAGTTGTGGCACCTTGGAGGGAGTGGGACATCACAGGACGTGAAGATGCAATTGAGTATGCAAAGAAACACAATGTACCAGTACCAGTTTCAAAGAAATCAATATACAGCCGAGATCGAAACTTGTGGCACCTTAGCCATGAG GGTGACATCTTGGAGGACCCAGCAAATGAGCCAAAGGAAGATATGTATATGATGTCTGTTGCTCCAGAGAATGCACCTTCAGAACCTGA GTATCTGGAGATTGGCATCGTTGCAGGTGTTCCTGTTTCCATCAACGGACGGGAGCTCTCACCAGCATCCCTCCTTGCGGAGCTCAATGAAATTGGTGGGAAGCATGGGATCGGGCGCATTGACATGGTAGAGAACCGCCTTGTAGGCATGAAGTCCCGTGGTGTCTATGAAACCCCTGGTGGTACCATCATGGCAGCCGCGGTGCGGGAGCTTGAGGCCTTGACTCTGGACAGGGAGACCATGCAGTGGAAGGACATGGTGGCCCTCAAGTATGCTGAGCTGGTCTATGCAGGCCGCTGGTTTGACCCTCTCCGGCAGTCCTTTGACGCCTTCATGGAGAAGATCACCGCGACGACCACTGGTTCAGTGACCCTGAAGCTGTACAAGGGGTCGGTAAATGTTGCATCCCGGAAGAGCCCCTACAGCCTCTACAGGGAGGACATCTCATCATTTGAGAACATGGAGATCTACAACCAGGCTGATGCTGAGGGATTCATCCGGCTCTATGGTCTCCCGACACGGGTCCGGGCGATGCTGGAGAAGGGCATCTAA